The proteins below come from a single Triticum aestivum cultivar Chinese Spring chromosome 5D, IWGSC CS RefSeq v2.1, whole genome shotgun sequence genomic window:
- the LOC123124039 gene encoding uncharacterized protein, translating into MAWAPSCSCTTGMMMATRFSRCAPPAMGARRTSPTTVHLRPSPASPTSWSKTAVGDRALVSTTTKRRTVPPACNNKPGPSGQAPTSKKDLSFDINLTAEDDDHFKKNFLEPMRDRLSDPEGPTVDILDPDSGNVVHIPRLPPQVRDNPAPELMNLTLHLGEEARVTLSVQTDNLYVVGFRNGEGKAFEFTHYNPDGTPREGYRMIPGSTNLGYSGSYAGGNGMGGLSQQQVVLLDSGNRFFNSNVYGRVNATTKLASGEELPYTLLSKQANQSHTTRHHESVPLQRNLISAQLGAELHISADLWDYNKLVFSDDQIVVGSVVFVPRHAGTTDKADINGPCGKVRVEVTWSTSYSYKSMKDEEPKSSPPFIHDDL; encoded by the exons ATGGCTTGGGCGCCTTCTTGCAGCTGTACTACCGGGATGATGATGGCCACTAGGTTCAGTCGGTGCGCCCCGCCGGCGATGGGAGCAAGGCGGACCTCACCTACGACCGTGCacctccggccatctccggcgtcgCCGACCTCATGGAGCAAGACAGCCGTTGGGGACAGGGCGCTCGTGAGTACGACTACCAAGAGGAGGACGGTGCCCCCGGCTTGTAACAACAAGCCGGGGCCGTCCGGGCAAGCCCCGACGAGCAAGAAGGACCTATCGTTCGACATAAACTTGACGGCTGAGGACGACGACCATTTCAAGAAGAACTTCTTGGAGCCCATGCGCGATAGGCTGAGCGACCCGGAAGGCCCCACTGTGGACATCTTGGATCCAGACTCGGGAAATGTCGTGCATATCCCTAGGCTCCCTCCGCAGGTAAGGGACAATCCGGCCCCTGAGCTGATGAACCTGACGCTCCACCTTGGTGAGGAAGCAAGGGTCACCCTGAGTGTGCAGACGGACAACCTCTACGTCGTCGGCTTCCGCAACGGCGAGGGCAAGGCGTTCGAGTTTACCCATTACAATCCGGACGGCACACCCAGAGAGGGGTACCGCATGATCCCAGGGTCCACCAACCTGGGATACAGCGGATCCTATGCAGGAGGAAACGGGATGGGTGGATTATCTCAGCAGCAG GTCGTCCTGCTGGACAGCGGCAACCGCTTTTTTAATTCCAACGTCTACGGCCGCGTCAACGCAACAACCAAATTGGCCTCCGGCGAGGAGCTGCCGTACACTCTGCTCAGCAAGCAGGCAAATCAGTCCCACACGACGCGACACCACGAGTCCGTACCACTCCAGAGGAACCTCATCTCGGCACAGCTCGGCGCAGAGCTTCATATCTCGGCCGACTTATGGGACTACAACAAGCTTGTGTTCTCTGATGATCAGATCGTGGTTGGCTCCGTAGTCTTCGTCCCGCGCCATGCCGGAACGACCGATAAAGCGGACATCAACGGGCCCTGCGGCAAGGTCAGGGTCGAGGTCACTTGGTCTACCTCCTACTCTTATAAAAGCATGAAGGACGAAGAACCAAAATCATCTCCGCCATTTATCCATGATGATCTCTGA